The following are from one region of the Heliangelus exortis chromosome 2, bHelExo1.hap1, whole genome shotgun sequence genome:
- the LOC139792104 gene encoding microtubule nucleation factor SSNA1-like, whose product MTQQGAALQGYNNELVKCIEDLCMQKEQLNKQIQQAEEEKSKLQHEIQTLNEQLECVCENLAQKVASRNELDKILAETEAAYMKILDSSRTLLSVLKKEVGSLKHSPELKTNVT is encoded by the coding sequence ATGactcagcagggagctgctcttcAGGGTTACAATAATGAGCTAGTGAAATGCATTGAAGACCTGTGTATGCAAAAGGAACAGTTGAACAAACAAATCCagcaagcagaagaggaaaaaagcaaacttcagCATGAAATCCAAACCCTGAATGAGCAACTGGAGTGTGTTTGTGAAAACCTGGCCCAAAAGGTAGCTTCAAGGAATGAGCTTGATAAAATTCTAGCTGAAACTGAAGCTGCTTACATGAAGATTTTGGATAGTTCTAGAACTTTGCTTAGTGTCCTGAAGAAGGAAGTAGGAAGTTTAAAGCATTCACCAGAACTGAAAACCAACGTCACGTGA